Part of the Anopheles gambiae chromosome 3, idAnoGambNW_F1_1, whole genome shotgun sequence genome is shown below.
TTTTTCGCTCTGGCTTTGCTTAATAGATCGCGCCAGTCATTCCCGGAGTAGAGAGACCACACGACGAACGAACGGACAGACCCCCTAAAGAAGATGCGATGCGTACCTCGGGACAGCAACGGGGCACACACTGACTGGTGTGCGCCGAGCACTCCTTTTCTTATCTTTTGCCCGGTGATGATCCCATGGAAGAGCGAAGAAGAAGggtacgtgcgtgtgcgtaAGTGAAGTGCGCGGGCTAGTCGAGAGATGCTTTCCGTGCAGGAACGAAATTGGACAACAATCTGTACGCGGTGGCAAAGAGGGAAGCGCGGCAAGGCGCACAGGAGGGCTGCGTGTGTGGCAACAGACTTAACTAGGACAGCTTCACACAACCGCACACCCAGGGCACGCTTGCTCACTATCGTTTCAGCTACCGGATTGTGTGTACAAGGCTCCGTCCAGGAAAAGAGTTTTGAAGTGGCCCTTCCCCCCTTCCCACCGCGCATGATGAACTGGTCGGCGCCCCCTATCAGCGCTCCCCGTTGATGATAGTTTACTCTTTGTCTGATTGATTGCGAATCGACGTTTCCCATTTAGCAACCACGGAAGGCACGGGTCTCTCCCTGTGGGCTAAACCTCGGAAtgggaaagaagaaaagtaaaacaaccGCCCGACacaaaagcaagcaagcacaAATATGCATCTTaagacggcggcggcggcggtggcgagaAGAGCGGCTTTATTTGAACTTGGCAACACGACATCCGCGTAAAAGTGCACACAAAACGCAGCAGGCGCTCGCTCGTCCGTCGTCACTCgattgcgcgcgcgcgctgctGACGAACCAGacgagagagaaggagagagagagagagagagagagcgaagcCGCGGATGCGCATAGATCAGTGCCGGGCGAATGCACTTTGACTACCCGGGGGGATTGTGTTTCAGTTGCACATTTGCACATTTGGTGGACCGCTTCTGCCCACCGATATTGGACGCGTTCGTCTCTTGAACGCGCGGGAAACGTCCCGAGGAGtctgccttttttgtttgtttcgtcacTCCGTTTGTCAAGCAAACGTCCGGAAGCACTCcccacatgtgtgtgtgtgtggtttgcaaAGTAgcgaagaagatgatgatggcaaGATGGGATATTTTCATCAGTCAGTCTCAATAAATGCTAGAAAATCGTTGCATTCGGTGGTTAATGGTATGGAAATCTTTTATTCCTAATAATCTTCAAGTGCGCTTTTGAATGGTGGACGTAAAATAAGCTGCAATTGCAGGTTATTATCACAAAGTTCTCATTCAAAGCTCAAACTGTAACTCAAAACCATTGACAAGCTGTCGTCCGTTCTCCTGTGCATAGATTCTAAATCTACTTTGACGGTGAGAAGCTCCATCTCCCCATCTCTCTTGTTGTCTATTTTAGGGTATAACGACGGTGCGCCACCGCCATGCGGTTGTGCTGGCGCGTTTTGTGCCCATTTGTGCGACGTCGCCGGTAAAAGAGTCGCCGTTTTGTCACTGCAACGTCTGCAAACGAACGGGAAatgggaagggaaaaaaggaacacgACACGACAGGAGAAACCAATCACCGCTCCACTAGGAATAGCCCGCCATGCCCGGCGGATGAATATGTTCAAAAATAAACAGTTCACTCACACTGTCGTTGTTGGGTTTGGGTGTGCTGTGCGCTGATTGCTACTGCCGCCGATGGGATTGATTTGAAATTCGAACACCCCGATCCCATCCCATATACATATTCCGCCATCGTCGTCACGTGGCAGAGGTATTCCCCGCAGAGCCGGAGAGAAGAGAGGCAGCCAGACACAATTTGGTCTGTGCTGGtcagccaaacaaaaaaaagaaaaggaatggCCTAGCTTCTGTTCGTCATACCTTCGCTGTTTGTCTGACGAGTTCCGGTCTTCAGTTAGCACCTCCTCCGTCCgttgtgtgcgcgtgtttgtgtttatgcaTGTATCACGGTGCGATGCATATTGTGTTGGTCGAGTTTCTCTTCTGCCGACCTAATATTATCATACTTTTCTACTTCAACCATCTCGACATTTGTATGCTTCAAGGGGTTTATTGCGCTTGTTGCTGTGGGTTTGAGCTAAATTTTTAAGCAAATAGTTTCCCTTCCACGGATGCATGTTGCAGCGATTAGGAACAGTCGTTCAAAAAAGCGccattttaaaattgaaatatagAGTAgcgatgggtaaagttggcaaacatTCGGACTCCGAGCCCACACCGGTAATTTCGTAACCGACTCCTGAAGTTATGCTGGGTGGACCCATTTTCCGGAGTAGTTCGTCGGGAATctcccggaatcgtccggagtcgttcagagtcgtccagagtcgtccagagtcgtctagagtcgtccagagttgtcTAGAGTCCATCggaacaactccgaacgattccggttGACGCTggacgactctagacgactatggacgactctggacaactctggacgactctggacgactctgggcgactccgaacgactcttgacgactctggacgactccgaacgacttcggacgactccgtacgactccgggcgactcaggacgactctagacgactctggacgactctggacgactctggacgactccgaacgactcttgACGAatctggacgacttcggacgactccgtacgactccggacgactctggacgactctggacgactctggacgactctgggcaACTCTGAATGAccctggacgactctggacgactccgggcgactctggacgactctagacgactctaGGCGACTTTGGacgattctggacgactctggacgactctgaacgactctggacgactctggacgactccgaacgacttcggacgactccgaacgacttcggacgactccgtacgactccggacaactctgcacgactctggacgactctggacgactctggacgacttcggacgactctggactgctctggacgacttcggacgactctggacgactctggacgactttggataactctggatgacttcagacgactccgactctgctCAGATCCGCAGTCGGATTTTGCTGCAGTCGGATTTTGCCgcagtcggaatcggactagtAATAGCCGGAAAtcgctccaaagagcacaccACTAATATTGAGTTCGTATCGAATCGCATCTCTCTGAAGATTCGATTGGAATTGTGGCCGACAGAAGAATGATCTCAAATTCGTTTCATATTATCgataaaagaaacgaaactAAAACATGTCATTAATCATTCTTTCCGTCCATCCTAGCGTTAATTTAACGTCCAGCACAATTAACGAGTAAGAAGACAACCGAAacccataaaaaataaacaaaacaaggaTCCCCCCAAAGTTCAAGGTCTTCTATATGCTCGCGAGGCGTAAAGCATGGCTGCCGCTGCACCGCACGCACGCGGGACGGACTGATGTGATAAACGCgctacaagaaaaaaacaaaaacgcctcACACGTATACATAGAAGCGGTACACGGTTTTGATGGTCCGCACACGACGATTGGACGATTAAAATGTTCTCAAGAGAGAAAGGAAGCCCGGGGGTGGGAGAAGAAGTTTGGAAGGGCAAATGAATTAAAGGTCGACGGCGGTTGTAGAAAAACACGGTTGCGGTGCAGATGCTTCGCTGTTCGCTGTTTGTCCGTTGTTTGAACGccaccgtaccgtaccgggTCCTATTTTTACATGTTCACATTTACACAGTGAAGAAAGTGTATCTATTTTCTGTTCGTACGCTATTTTCACGACTGCAGCAGGAATGGTGCTGTGGTTGGCTTATGCTCTGGCCGGGCGGCGGAGAGCGTGAAACACGATCATCACACGCGGGAGTTGTTGGGGCAATGGTTTTACGTAATGTTTGCTTCTCTATCCTGACCGTCTccgtgtgagtgtttttcaattttgattcgAGAGTTTGGGAGAGAATGTTGATGCTGTTCTAAACTAGTCATTTTTGTAActttaataatatttatttaaaattacatttaaCCAATCCAAACTCGgcgttaattttgttttctttcgtttctttaAGGTATGgcgaagaacaaaaaacagaatggaaaagcaaaaactcCCCCGGTGGTGGCAGCGGCGGCCGGTGAGCAAAAGGAAACGATCGGCAACGGACACGCGGAACAGAACGGGCTGAACGGACACGCGAGCTCGGAAGAGTCGGACCCGGCCGCTGCTGGCCCGAACGAGTCCGCGGACGATAAAAGCGCTGGCGTTGCCGGTGGCGGAGagaccgagcagcagcagcagcagcagcaggaggacgACGTGATGAGGCTGATGCAGGAGACCGGCTTTACGGTGCAGGTGCTGTCGCCGGGCGTGGAGCCGCTCTCGATACAGGTGTCGAGCATGGAGCTGGTGCAGGAGATCCACCAGCTGCTGATGGACCGGGAGGACACGTGCCACCGGACGTGCTTCTCGCTGCAGCTCGACGGCCGCACGCTGGACAACTTTGCCGAGCTGAAGAATATCGACGGGCTGCAGGAGGGTTCCGTGATCCGGGTGGTCGAGGAGCCGTACACAATGCGCGAGGCGCGCATTCACGTGCGCCACGTGCGCGATCTGCTGAAATCGCTCGATCCGGCCGACGCGTACAACGGCGTCGACTGCAGCTCGCTCACCTTCCTGCACACCATCACGATGGGCGACATtatggagaagaaaaagacgCGCCAGGAATCGGTCGACTGTACGCCGCCCGACTTTATCATGCCGGGGGCTCGGGAGCGCCCGCTGCTACCGCTGCAGCCGGGCACGGGCAAGAAGGGCACCCCGCAACCGCTGAAGGTGCTGACGACCTCGGCGTGGAATCCGCCGCCCGGGCCGCGCAAGCTGCACGGCGACCTGATGTACCTGTACGTGGTGACGATGGAGGACAAGCGGCTGCACATTAGCGCCTGCTCGCGCGGCTTCTACGTCAACCAGTCGACGGACGACGCGTTCAACCCGCAGCCGGCCAACCCGAGCTACCTCTCGCACTCGCTGATCGATCTGCTGTCGCAGATTTCCGCCACCTTCCGGCGCTGCTTCGCGCAGATGCAGAAGAAGCGCACCCAGCGGCATCCGTTCGAGCGCGTCGCCACGCCGTACCAGGTGTACACGTGGACGGCGCCCGCGCTCGAGCACACGATCGACGCGATCCGGGCGGAGGACACGTTCTCGTCCAAGCTCGGCTACGAGGAGCACATCCCCGGGCAGACGCGCGACTGGAACGAGGAGCTGCAGACGACGCGCGAGCTGCCGCGGGCGACGCTGCCCGAGCGGTTGCTGCGCGAGCGGGCCATCTTCAAGGTGCACAGCGATTTCGTGACGGCGGCCACGCGGGGCGCGATGGCCGTCATCGACGGGAACGTGATGCCGATCAATCCGGGCGAGGACGCCAAGACGCAGATGTTCATCTGGAACAACATCTTCTTCTCGCTCGggttcgacgtgcgggaccaCTACAAGGAGCTGGGCGGCGATGCGGCCGCGTTTGTGGCGCCGCGCAACGATCTGCACGGCGTGCGCGTGTACAGCGCGGTGGACGTGGAGGGCCTGTACACGCTCGGCACGGTTGTGATCGATTACCGCGGGTATCGCGTGACGGCCCAGTCGATCATACCGGGCATTTTGGAGCGCGAGCAGGACCAGTCGGTCGTGTACGGGTCGATCGATTTCGGCAAAACCGTGCTGTCCCACCCGAAGTACCTGGAGCTGCTGAATGCGGCCGGCAAGCACCTGAAGATACTGCCGCACAGCGTGTACAACGACAAGGAGGAGGCGATCGAGCTGTGCTCGTCGGTGGAGTGCAAGGGCATCATCGGCAACGACGGGCGGCACTACATTCTCGATCTGCTGCGCACGTTCCCGCCGGATGTGAACTTCCTGGCGCTGCCGGCGGAGGAGGAAGCGGTCGGCAAGGAGAGCCGGGCGATGGGTTTCCCGATCGAGCACCGCCACAAGCTGTGCTGTCTGCGGCAGGAGCTGTTGGAAGCGTTCGTGGAGAATCGGTATCTGATGTTCATGAAGCATGCCGCcgtgcagctgcagcagtgcGTTAAAATGAAGCAGGAGCAAAAGGCGGCTGCCGCCCAGAAAACGGAGGAGGGTGGCAAACAGGCCGCCATCGAAGCAGCCGCCCCGGCGGAGGGCGATAAGACGCCAGCAAAGGATGCAAAGGACGGCAAGGAGGCAGGCAAGGATGCGAATGATGGCAAGGAGGAGGGATCGACGACCAAGGAAGCGGCGGCCGCGGCGGCTGCCGCACGCTCCGTACCGAAGCCAGACAGCGAGGACGCGAAGAAGCTGGTCGAGTCGCTGATCTCAAGCGACCAGAAGAACGAAAGCATGGAGGTGGTGAAGCGAGCGTGCGAAGCGGTCGGCTCGCTCAAGGAGTACGAGTTCAACATCCGCTTCAATCCGGACGTGTACTCGCCGGGCATACGGCACGTGGACGAGGAGCCGAACGCGGCCGGCTCGCTGCGCCGCCAGAAGCAGCTGGTAAAGGATGCGGCCGAGTTTCTGGTGAAGCACCAGATACCGAGCTTCGTACACGAGTGTCTCGACCACACGTCCGCCCCGATGGACGGCGTCACGCTGACCGAGCTGCTGCACAACCGCGGCATTAACGTGCGCTACCTCGGCAAGGTGGTGGACCAGCTGGCCAAGATCAAGCAGCTCGAGTACCTGCACACGATCGCCGTGTCCGAGCTGATCGTGCGGGCGGCGAAGCATCTGTTCACCGCGTACCTGCAGCAGACGGACGTGATGAGCATGGCGGCCGCCATCAGCCACTTTTTGAACTGCTTCCTGACGGTGTCGACCGGTGGCTACCAGCCGGTGGCGAACGGTACCGGCGCCGACGGGGACGGCCAGCTGGCGGACGAGTTTGGACCGAAGGCCGGgggcaaaaagcaaaacaaacagagcaagcggggaggaggaggaggaggtggaaaGGGTGCCGCGGGTGGTGGACGTAAGGCCACCTTTTCCGTGCCCTCGTCCGACAACTGCGAATGGACGGCGCTGACGTCCAAGACGCTGTGGGCACAGATCCGCCAGGAGCTGAAGGCGTACTGGGACTTTGAGCTGACGGTAGAGCAGCCGGCAAAGGAGGGCAAGGAAAGCAAGGCAGCGGTGATCGACTCGATCGAGCCGCTGATCGGTGCGTTCAAGCTGCAGAAAATCTCGCTGCTGCGTTCGTTCTGCCTGAAGACGGGCGTGCAGATTCTGCTGCAGGAGTACGCGTTCGAGCAGCGCAACCGGCCCGCGTTCACCGATGCGGACATCGTGAACGTGTTCCCGGTGGTGAAGCACATCAATCCGCGCGCCTCCG
Proteins encoded:
- the LOC1280801 gene encoding clustered mitochondria protein homolog: MALETESVQSAGAATEALSTAGSGEAGGKKKGMAKNKKQNGKAKTPPVVAAAAGEQKETIGNGHAEQNGLNGHASSEESDPAAAGPNESADDKSAGVAGGGETEQQQQQQQEDDVMRLMQETGFTVQVLSPGVEPLSIQVSSMELVQEIHQLLMDREDTCHRTCFSLQLDGRTLDNFAELKNIDGLQEGSVIRVVEEPYTMREARIHVRHVRDLLKSLDPADAYNGVDCSSLTFLHTITMGDIMEKKKTRQESVDCTPPDFIMPGARERPLLPLQPGTGKKGTPQPLKVLTTSAWNPPPGPRKLHGDLMYLYVVTMEDKRLHISACSRGFYVNQSTDDAFNPQPANPSYLSHSLIDLLSQISATFRRCFAQMQKKRTQRHPFERVATPYQVYTWTAPALEHTIDAIRAEDTFSSKLGYEEHIPGQTRDWNEELQTTRELPRATLPERLLRERAIFKVHSDFVTAATRGAMAVIDGNVMPINPGEDAKTQMFIWNNIFFSLGFDVRDHYKELGGDAAAFVAPRNDLHGVRVYSAVDVEGLYTLGTVVIDYRGYRVTAQSIIPGILEREQDQSVVYGSIDFGKTVLSHPKYLELLNAAGKHLKILPHSVYNDKEEAIELCSSVECKGIIGNDGRHYILDLLRTFPPDVNFLALPAEEEAVGKESRAMGFPIEHRHKLCCLRQELLEAFVENRYLMFMKHAAVQLQQCVKMKQEQKAAAAQKTEEGGKQAAIEAAAPAEGDKTPAKDAKDGKEAGKDANDGKEEGSTTKEAAAAAAAARSVPKPDSEDAKKLVESLISSDQKNESMEVVKRACEAVGSLKEYEFNIRFNPDVYSPGIRHVDEEPNAAGSLRRQKQLVKDAAEFLVKHQIPSFVHECLDHTSAPMDGVTLTELLHNRGINVRYLGKVVDQLAKIKQLEYLHTIAVSELIVRAAKHLFTAYLQQTDVMSMAAAISHFLNCFLTVSTGGYQPVANGTGADGDGQLADEFGPKAGGKKQNKQSKRGGGGGGGKGAAGGGRKATFSVPSSDNCEWTALTSKTLWAQIRQELKAYWDFELTVEQPAKEGKESKAAVIDSIEPLIGAFKLQKISLLRSFCLKTGVQILLQEYAFEQRNRPAFTDADIVNVFPVVKHINPRASDAYNFYTTGQTKIQQGYLQDGYGLISEALNLLNNVYGAMHPENAQCLRMLARLSYIMGDPQEALAIQQRAVLMSERVNGVDHPYTISEYGHLALYCFANSQITTALKLLYRARYLATIVCGENHPDIALMDSNISLILHAVGEYELSLRFLEHALALNIRYYGEKSLKVAVSYHLVARTQSCMGDFRSALVNEKETYAIYKQQLGENHEKTQESSECLRHLTQQAVVLQKKMNYANGKLLSTGLPPIHIQPPSMGSVLDMLNAINGIIFVQISSKEIANFKNEIEKRQKEAGAQSQQPGGGPVQANQEEVDQMLMETMQKTAAGIPFEEQDGEKKDGAAVEKKPAEVTSS